In the genome of Thermodesulfobacteriota bacterium, the window CGCCCTGAATACAGGCACCCTGACGGTCGTCGCCGTAACCGCGATTTCGTTATCCCCGAATATTTTCCTGGTCTCGTGATGGAGCTTCATCTCCTCTTTCGTGTAGCCGTTCTCCAGAAAGGTATCGATGTGCGGAATTATGTTGAACGCTATCTGGTGCGGGAATACCGACGGCTTCATGTCGCCCGAGCCGGCCCAGGCGAGGGTCTCCTGCCGGAGCTCCTCTATCGCCTGGGCGCCGGCGCCCGACACGGCCTGGTAGCTCGACGCGACGACCCTCTTTATTCGTGCGATGTCGTGTAGCGGCTTAAGTGCCATGAGAGTAACCGCGGTCGTGCAGTTGGGGTTCGCGATTATCCCCCTTTTCCTGTAACCGGCAGCCGCCCCGGGATTTATCTCCGGAATGACGAGAGGCACGTCTTCTTCCATCCTGAAGGCCGAGCTGTTGTCGACGACGACCGCCCCGGCCTCTACAGCGGTGGGCGCGAATTCCTTGCTCCTGCCCCCGCCGGCCGAAAAGAGGGCTATGTCTATACCCGAAAACGAATCCTTGTCCAGTTTCTTTATTTCTATATTAGTGCCGTTAAACTGCATTTTCTTGCCTGCCGATCTCTCGGATGCAAGGAGCCTGAGCTCCTTTACGGGAAAGCTCCTCTCCCTCAGGATGTCCATCATCTCCTGCCCCACCGCGCCCGTCGCGCCGGCTATTGCAACGTTATAACCACCGCTCTTCATTTATTCCTCCGAATTCTTTCTTGTCACACTTAAATCTTACTCTACCTGCAATGCTTCTTTTCGAGCTTTTCCACCTTCTCTATATTTTCCCGCTCGCTTTCATCGGGCGAAGCCGTAAACCAGGCGTCTAATATCTCGCCCGCCACGACGGGCGACACGGCCCGGAGACTCATCGCCAGGACGTTGGCATCGTTCCACTTCCGCGCCCCTTCGGCCGCTTTGGCGTCCTGGCAAAGGGCCGCGCGTATGCCTGGAATCTTGTTCGCCGCTATGCTGACGCCCGTACCCGTCCAGCAGAAGAGTATCCCCTGGTCGCATTCCCCATCGGCGACCCTCCTGGAGACCTCCTCGGCGACGTCCGCCCACTGAAGACCTTCGCCCGCGAGAGGGCCGTGGGGCTCGACCTCTATGCCCCTTTTAACCAGTTCTTCCATGACGAAGTCCGTGAGATACGTCCGCTCGTCGCTTCCAACGGCGATTTTCATAGTACGAGTAGTGTAATTAAGATGCGGGCGCCCTTCAAGGAGATGCCAGGCTGCATGCGAGCGGTAAATATTACCTGAGAAGCCCTGTGAGACCTCTGGTCACGAGGATTCCGGCGTATACGGCTGCTACGCCTATGATGTTGCTCGCAAGGACATAGAAGAGCGCATGGCCGACCTCGCCTTCCCTCAGGAGGTTAAGGGTTTCAAGGCCGAAGCTCGAGAAAGTCGTATAAGCACCGAGCAGGCCGACCATAAGGAAAAGCCTCATGTTGGGAGTAATGTAGAAACCCTCGAAAAGGTGCCACACTGCGCCGATTGCGAGGCAGCCGGTGATGTTCACGAGAAGCGTCCCCCAGGGGAACACGCCCGGAACGAGCCTGAAGACCGCCCCCGTGACCGTATACCTGAGTATGGCTCCTATTACGCCGCCCGCAGCTATATAAACGAGGTTCGACATCGGCCCTGGCCTCCGTTTTCGACAGGATTCGGAAAATAATATCTGGAAAATGATATCATATGTAAACGTTATGTCTTGAAAGACGCATAGAGTAATATGATTACAGACGCCTGTCCGGAGGTTTTTACTTCATGGCATGGAATCCAGAGCTCTACGGGAAATTTCAGAAAGAGCGGTTCGTGCCTTTCGAAGACCTGAGCGGTCTCGTGGAAATAAGGGAAGGTATGGACGTTATCGATCTTGGCTGCGGCACAGGCGAGCTCACCGAGAGGCTTTCTGATATGCTCCCCGGCAGCCGGGTTCTCGGAATAGATTCCTCGCCGGAGATGCTCGGTAAGGCTGCGCCGAGGGTAAGGCCCGGGCTCGATTTCGAGCTCCTGCCCGTACAGGACGCGGGCGGGGAATGGGATCTCGTCTTCTCGAACGCCGCTCTCCAGTGGGTTCCCGATCACGGAAAACTCGTACCGCGCCTGATATCGCTTCTAAAACCCGGGGGCCAGATCGCTGTCCAGGTTCCGTCGAACCACGTGCACATAACACAGCGCCTCGCCGGCGAAACCGCCGGAGAAGAGCCTTTCAGGAGCGCCCTCGGAGGATGGTTACGAATTCCGTCCGTACTCACCATTACTGAATACGCCGAGCTCCTTTACGAGAACGGATGCGCCGGCGTTACAGTATTCGAAAAGGTATTCCCGCATGTCCTGGACGATGCCCGGGCCGTTCTCGAATGGCTCTCCGGCACTGTGCTTTTATCTTATTTCAGCCGCCTCCAGCCTCCGCTCGACGAGGCTTTCAGGAACGCCCTTATGGAAAAGCTCGAAAAGCTCTACCCGGAAGGGCCGGTGTTCTATCCCTTCAGACGCATATTCTTTTCGGGGTTCAGGGGAAGGCGGCCGGATTAAAAACGCGACCGGCGCTCGTAAACGAGCATAGGTGTACATTTATGAACGGCACAAGCAGTATCGATAATATTCGGAGGATGCTCATATGGAGAAGAAAGGATTCTCGATAAAGGAAGCCATACGGTTCGGCTGGGACAGGATGAGGGAGAACCTCGCGTTCTTCATAGTGTTTCTCGTCGTCGGCTGGCTCGTTAATCTCTTTTTTGGAACTTTCGCGGATCTGTTCGAAGAACGCCTTCCGGCCTTTTCCATCCTTTTTTCTATCGGAAGCATTCTGGCCAGCTTCGTGATCAACTTTATTTTTATCAGGGCCACCCTTAACGTATGCGACGGAGTAACGCTCAACGTCTCGGAGCTCCTCCAATTCCCCCTATCCCGGCTCTTGAGATTCATTCTGGGGAATATCCTGTACATGCTTTTGGTGTTTGCCGGCTTTATGCTGCTGATAGTGCCGGGACTCATATGGATGATTAAATACCAGTATGTCCCATACCTGATTGTAGACAAGGACTCACCGATAGGCGGGGCGTTTTCGGAGAGCGGGAGAATAACTTCAGGGGTCAAGTGGCCGCTCTTCTGGTTTCTCCTACTGCTCGGGCTCATCAATATTGCCGGGGCGCTCGTTTTCCTCGTCGGACTCTTCGCTACCATACCGACGACCATGATCGCCATTGCTTATGTTTACAGGAAACTGTCTTCCGGGAGCGAAATCCCTGTTGGCCGGACGGCTTATGAAAACGATAACCCGTTCGCGGCGCCGGCATAACGCAGTAAATTATCATACCCATGGAGGGCCGGGAGTTGGCGGAATACAAACACACTCAGATCGGATATCTTATGCTGACATTCATCGCCGTCGGCGTATTGCTCGTACTCAACTACTTCTACCTTAGCGGCGGGGCAAACCCGTTTCTCCTCGTTATTCTCGCTGCCCTGGCCGTGTGTCTTCTCCTTTTCAGCATCCTCACGGTCAAGGTGGACGCAGAGGAAGTCTCGCTCAGGTTCGGAGTAGGGCTTATCCGGAAGCGCTTTCCGCTACCGGAAATCGAGTCCCACTCGGCGGTACGGAACCCATGGTACTACGGCTGGGGCATGAGGAGGACTCCTATAGGATGGCTTTATAACGTGTCCGGTCTCGAAGCCGTCGAGATAGCCATGAAGGACGGAAGGAAAGTCAGAATCGGCACGGACGACCCGGCCGGCCTCGATGCCGCAATAGGGGCCGCGCTTTCTAGCAAACGAGCCTGAGCTCTGGACGCTTCACATGGACGACAAGCTTATACTGAGAGCCGGGAGTTACCTCGAGCTCGAGCTGCTTCGGGAAGATCATGCCGCCGAGCTCTTCGAGCTCATCGACGGGAACAGGGAGTATCTTAAAAAATGGCTCCCCTGGCTCGACAACAACAGGTACCTCCAGAACACGATAGACTTCATCACCTTCAGCCGAAAGCAGTTCAAAGAGAGCGTATCCCTTACACTGGCGATTATGTACAGGGGGAAGATCGCCGGGGTGATAGGCTTTCACAAGGTAGACTGGATGAATCATTCGACCAGCATCGGCTACTGGCTCGGCGAGAGATATCAGGGAAAGGGAATAGTCACGAAGTCCTGCCGCGCCCTGATGGCTTACGGCTTCGGCAGCCTCGGTTTTAACCGGATAGAGATAAGATGCGCCCCTGGTAACAGCAAGAGCAGGGCGATCCCCGAGCGTCTGGGCCTTGTGGAAGAGGGCACGCTCAGAGAAGCCGAATGGCTCTACGACCACTACGTCGATCACGTAGTCTACAGCATGCTGAGAAAGGATTGGGATCCTGGTGGTGAGGAAAGCTGGCGGTAAAAACCCTCCCGCATCCGGTTAGGGAATGGGGGGAGGGCCTAAGAGAAGCAAAAGGCAAGATGTAGTTAAGCCTATGCGAATAATGCTATGAAGAAAGCGGCAAACAGGATCGAATAGAGAGCTAAATCCGTAAACCCGTATGTCTTATGAATCCGTCCGCTCATGGTATTAAGGATAGTCTATACTCGGCGGCCCCATCAAGACTTAATTTTCGACACTTTAAAAGAATTATATAGCTGTATCGCTTAATACCAAAGTATTAACGTTCAGATACGGTTTTTTACCGGCTCTCTATATCGAAATCGGCGGCAATTCCGGGTGTCCGGCCCGCCGGAAATAAGGCGGGCGTACGCTACTTCGCGCTCAGGCCGCCGTCCACGGGGAGAAGGACGCCGGTAATGAATCCCACCCTGTCGTCGCAGAGGAAAAGCACTGCCCGTGCTGCCTCGCTCGTATCCCCGAAGCGCTTTATCGGATGGACTGAAAGGTACCTCTGTCTCGCCATTTCCCTGTCCCCCCATTCCTCGAAAACATATTCGACCATGGGGGTGTAAATGGTTCCGGGGCAGATGGCGTTAACGCGTATGCCTAGCGCCGCGTATTCGAGCGCCATGCTTTTGGTGAGCTGGCCGACCGCACCCTTGGAGGAGTTATACGCTGCGAACCCCCTCGAAGCCTTGAGCCCGAGTATGGACGAGTTGTTGACGATGCAGCCGTATTTCCGTTCGAGCATGTGGGGTATGGCGTACTTCGACATGAGGAACATTCCCCTGACGTTTATGTCGAATGTAGTTTCCCACTGCTCCGTCGTCGTGTCGTGTGTCTCCACCTTGTAAATAACCCCGGCATTGTTGAAAAGGATGTCCAGCCGGCCGAATTTATCCAGGGTGTATTCGACGGCGGCCCTGCAGTCCTCTTCTCTGGATACGTCTTTTACGAGGTAGCTTATAGCGCCGTTATTCACTGCCGCCGCTTCGGCGAGGCTCTCTTCCTTCCGTCCCGTTATAACGACGTTCGCCCCTTCTTCCGCGAACAGCCGCGCCGTTTCCCTACCTATACCAGTGCCGCCGCCCGTTATGAGGGCGGTCTTTCCTTCGAGAAGTTTCATGGGATTATCACCTGGATTATTTTAGGATTAATTATGGTGGAGATTCAAATTTAATCAATACCTTAAATGCGTGTAACGCTTGTTGCGAAGCGTCCCTGCTATCTATTCGGCGGTATTCAGGTTTTAGGAGAGGTGTTATATAATCTCATTCGAGGAGCGGGATCTGGAGATTAATATTATAAGCGCCGTCATCAAATTAACGAGAGGATAGATTATGGAAAGCCGTCCTGATAACGCAGGAAAGCCGCAGTACAAGGATCCGAAGAACATCGCCATAGCGCTGCTGGTCCTGATAGCCCTCGTAATGGGGTTCTTTCTCTTAAGGGACAAACTCCCCGCGGAAGGTCCGGAAAAGACGGCCGAGCAGCCGGCGGCATCGGGCAGCGTGTCCGTCGTCGAGGTCAGGTTCGACAAGGAGAATAATTCCTTCGTCGATATCATATTCAACGAGCCCGTCGGGAAGGACGACACGGGCGAGATACTCGGACGCGACCCGGCTACGATTACCCCGTCCGTAAACGGCGCCTGGCAGTGGAAGTCGCCTAACGTCCTCACCTTCCAGGCCTCCTACAGGTTCAACATGGCCACCGATTACAGGATCAAGCTCAATCCTGAGAACTTTTTAAAATCCGGCGAGACGCTCGGCGGAAAAACCGAGTTCAGTATACGGACCGACAAGTTCAGGGTCGTAAAGGCCTCGGTCTCCGAGGAGCCCGTCCCCGACGAGAGGAACACTGTCACGCTGAACGGCACCGTGGATTTCAACTATCCCGTCGACCCTAACGTCCTCGCGAGAAAAATATCCCTGAGAGAAGTCGGCGGCGGGGGCGAGGGGCCCGGGGAAGTCCCGCTAAAGCTCATTACCGAGTACTGGCACAACACGATGAAATGGAGGAGCGGGCCGCTCGAAAAGGCGGCCGGCGAGAGGACGTTCGAGCTCGTCATAGTAGGCGACCTCACGCCCACGGACGGCAACGTCACGCTCGGTGACGATTTTATAGAGAAGATAACCCTCGGCTCCAGGGACAAGCTCGCCGTCAGGGGCGCCGAGCCTAAATCCGCATATCCGAAGTCGTCCGTAACCATAGGGTTCTCTTCCTTCGTGAGCCCCGAAATCGCGTCCGACTACATCTCGGTCGAGCCCAAAGTGAGCTACGCGGTAAAGAGGGTCGGCAACGATCTGATTCTGACCGGCGATTTCGTCCCCGGAAAGAAATACAACCTCAAGATCGCAGAGGGCATGCCGGCGCTCGACGACGCCGTTTTGAGGGAGGAGTATAAAAAGGAAATCCGGTTCGCGAATCTAGATCCGACGATCGAGTTCGAAAGCCCCGGCATGTTCCTCGATTCCAACGGCACCAAGGCCGTCGCGCTCAAATCCATAAACATAAACACCGTGGACCTCACTGTGGACAAGGTCTACCTCAACAACCTCTTCTTCCTCTTTCAGTCCTACGGATATTCGGTCTGGCGGGACGAGTTCTACCAGGGCTCCATCGGGGATTATTTCGGGGGAAGGGTTTCGGAGGCGTACGGCTTCAAGATAGCCGAAAAGCAGAACCAGGAG includes:
- a CDS encoding methyltransferase domain-containing protein is translated as MAWNPELYGKFQKERFVPFEDLSGLVEIREGMDVIDLGCGTGELTERLSDMLPGSRVLGIDSSPEMLGKAAPRVRPGLDFELLPVQDAGGEWDLVFSNAALQWVPDHGKLVPRLISLLKPGGQIAVQVPSNHVHITQRLAGETAGEEPFRSALGGWLRIPSVLTITEYAELLYENGCAGVTVFEKVFPHVLDDARAVLEWLSGTVLLSYFSRLQPPLDEAFRNALMEKLEKLYPEGPVFYPFRRIFFSGFRGRRPD
- a CDS encoding GNAT family protein, which translates into the protein MDDKLILRAGSYLELELLREDHAAELFELIDGNREYLKKWLPWLDNNRYLQNTIDFITFSRKQFKESVSLTLAIMYRGKIAGVIGFHKVDWMNHSTSIGYWLGERYQGKGIVTKSCRALMAYGFGSLGFNRIEIRCAPGNSKSRAIPERLGLVEEGTLREAEWLYDHYVDHVVYSMLRKDWDPGGEESWR
- the crcB gene encoding fluoride efflux transporter CrcB; the encoded protein is MSNLVYIAAGGVIGAILRYTVTGAVFRLVPGVFPWGTLLVNITGCLAIGAVWHLFEGFYITPNMRLFLMVGLLGAYTTFSSFGLETLNLLREGEVGHALFYVLASNIIGVAAVYAGILVTRGLTGLLR
- a CDS encoding aspartate-semialdehyde dehydrogenase gives rise to the protein MKSGGYNVAIAGATGAVGQEMMDILRERSFPVKELRLLASERSAGKKMQFNGTNIEIKKLDKDSFSGIDIALFSAGGGRSKEFAPTAVEAGAVVVDNSSAFRMEEDVPLVIPEINPGAAAGYRKRGIIANPNCTTAVTLMALKPLHDIARIKRVVASSYQAVSGAGAQAIEELRQETLAWAGSGDMKPSVFPHQIAFNIIPHIDTFLENGYTKEEMKLHHETRKIFGDNEIAVTATTVRVPVFRAHSVAVNIETEKKISVGEAKEALSGFPGVRVVDEPQNLRYPMPIDAAGLDECLVGRIREDYTVPNGLSLWVVGDQLRKGAALNAVQIAELLIGEYI
- a CDS encoding SDR family oxidoreductase; translated protein: MKLLEGKTALITGGGTGIGRETARLFAEEGANVVITGRKEESLAEAAAVNNGAISYLVKDVSREEDCRAAVEYTLDKFGRLDILFNNAGVIYKVETHDTTTEQWETTFDINVRGMFLMSKYAIPHMLERKYGCIVNNSSILGLKASRGFAAYNSSKGAVGQLTKSMALEYAALGIRVNAICPGTIYTPMVEYVFEEWGDREMARQRYLSVHPIKRFGDTSEAARAVLFLCDDRVGFITGVLLPVDGGLSAK
- a CDS encoding RpiB/LacA/LacB family sugar-phosphate isomerase is translated as MKIAVGSDERTYLTDFVMEELVKRGIEVEPHGPLAGEGLQWADVAEEVSRRVADGECDQGILFCWTGTGVSIAANKIPGIRAALCQDAKAAEGARKWNDANVLAMSLRAVSPVVAGEILDAWFTASPDESERENIEKVEKLEKKHCR